In the genome of Ignavibacteriales bacterium, one region contains:
- a CDS encoding RecQ family ATP-dependent DNA helicase encodes MTKYEALEKYFGYKSFRPGQEEIITSILSRKNIVAVLPTGAGKSICYQVPSLISDNFSIVISPLIALMKDQVDSLNKNQRIAAFINSTMSFSEVEDVLQAIQYGEIKLLYLAPEKLETSSFAERLKKLNPTFLFVDEAHCISEWGHNFRPSYSNIKNFIEYLEIKKVSAFTATATPEVVEDIKLQLGLKEPEIIVKGFERKNISVNVLLSNRKKQKCVELLKRFGTPAIIYTSSRKKTEEITEYLVLHKIPCVYYHAGLPAEERRRVQEDFINGKYPVIAATNAFGMGIDKSDIRLIIHLNTPGSIENYYQEIGRAGRDGEESYAFLLHNDDDIKIQNYFISASNPDKKLLHSVYDAVCDYGRIAVGNISDSPIPLNVDFISATAKREINRGLLHSALKILEGGGYLKKLSELESKESIRVLVDKTVLREFIKNSPASDSVKDLLIKLVREYGANLFSGSIGFSLSKMSAAYDIDARSLDEQFTILDNLGMIEYKRSITGDNIILTSPRVEAERLKLDYRRINENYLRLQSKLDKMLELVFTNECRFKVILKYFGEDVTDYKCGKCDRCLTTEKVSSSTEEYLSEIILRTLSESNGSINRHSLIRILTGSGKREKYRGFTTFGVCAFYSKSDIENVISTLLASHKLEHSLYKKFELVLKDFKLNFEGEQTSTSNLKTTDYEKDLVLFNRLREVRNAAAKKFVQTPYLICSDQILRTIAETKPVNEDQLLNIPGFNNRMFNKLGNDILETVNDFLEGKIEVSVSENKKQIPESINETYQLLLKGYDLNAIASLRKLAEPVISMQIETILEYKPETDIRHLYPANLYDEILSEIKNGVTELKSLKKVLGDKVDYPLLRIALAKHRTTLPPVFSLPQANR; translated from the coding sequence ATGACTAAATACGAAGCTTTAGAAAAATATTTCGGATACAAATCTTTTCGCCCAGGACAGGAAGAAATAATTACGTCCATTCTTTCCCGCAAAAATATTGTTGCGGTGTTACCGACAGGTGCAGGCAAATCTATTTGTTACCAGGTACCGTCTCTTATATCGGATAATTTTTCAATTGTCATTTCACCTCTGATTGCATTGATGAAAGACCAGGTTGATTCGTTAAATAAAAACCAGAGAATCGCCGCGTTCATTAACAGTACTATGTCATTCAGTGAAGTTGAAGATGTACTGCAGGCAATTCAGTATGGAGAAATTAAATTACTCTACCTTGCACCGGAAAAACTTGAAACAAGTTCGTTTGCTGAAAGACTAAAAAAACTTAACCCGACTTTTCTATTTGTTGATGAAGCTCATTGTATAAGTGAATGGGGACATAACTTCCGTCCAAGTTATTCCAACATAAAGAACTTTATCGAATACCTTGAAATAAAAAAAGTCTCGGCTTTTACCGCAACAGCAACACCGGAAGTTGTTGAGGATATAAAATTGCAGCTCGGTCTTAAAGAACCTGAAATAATTGTTAAAGGATTTGAGAGAAAAAATATCTCCGTCAACGTGCTTCTGTCAAACCGTAAAAAACAAAAATGCGTTGAACTGCTAAAACGTTTTGGTACTCCCGCAATTATCTATACTTCATCGCGTAAAAAAACCGAGGAGATAACCGAATATCTTGTACTACATAAAATCCCTTGTGTGTATTATCACGCCGGTCTTCCGGCAGAAGAACGTAGACGGGTTCAGGAAGATTTTATTAATGGCAAGTATCCTGTTATAGCAGCCACCAATGCGTTTGGAATGGGTATTGACAAAAGCGATATCAGGTTGATAATTCATTTAAACACTCCCGGTTCGATTGAAAATTATTACCAGGAAATCGGAAGAGCTGGAAGAGATGGTGAAGAGTCTTATGCTTTCCTTCTTCATAATGATGATGATATTAAAATTCAAAACTACTTTATCTCTGCATCCAACCCGGACAAGAAATTGCTGCACTCTGTTTATGATGCTGTGTGTGATTACGGCAGAATTGCAGTCGGTAATATTTCTGATTCACCAATTCCTCTGAATGTTGATTTCATTTCTGCAACGGCAAAACGGGAAATCAATCGCGGACTTTTACATTCGGCGTTAAAGATACTTGAAGGCGGTGGTTATCTCAAAAAACTTTCTGAACTTGAATCGAAAGAATCTATCAGGGTTCTTGTTGATAAAACCGTGTTGAGAGAGTTTATAAAAAATTCTCCGGCGAGTGATTCTGTAAAAGATCTTTTGATAAAACTTGTCCGAGAATACGGCGCAAATCTTTTTTCAGGAAGTATCGGTTTTTCACTGTCCAAAATGTCAGCAGCTTATGATATTGATGCACGTTCGCTTGATGAACAATTTACAATTCTCGATAATCTTGGAATGATCGAATACAAACGAAGTATAACAGGCGACAATATTATTCTTACATCACCAAGAGTCGAAGCGGAACGACTTAAACTGGATTACCGGAGGATCAACGAAAACTATTTACGGCTTCAATCAAAATTAGACAAGATGCTTGAACTTGTTTTTACAAATGAATGCAGGTTCAAAGTGATCTTAAAATATTTTGGTGAAGATGTAACTGACTACAAATGCGGAAAGTGCGACCGCTGTTTAACCACAGAAAAAGTTTCATCTTCAACAGAAGAATATCTTTCAGAAATAATTTTAAGAACATTATCCGAAAGTAACGGATCGATAAACAGGCATTCATTGATCCGTATTCTTACAGGTTCAGGGAAAAGAGAAAAGTATCGCGGTTTTACAACATTCGGAGTATGTGCATTCTATTCAAAATCAGATATCGAAAACGTAATAAGCACACTTCTTGCGTCACATAAACTTGAGCACTCACTATATAAAAAATTTGAACTGGTACTTAAGGATTTCAAATTAAATTTTGAAGGTGAACAGACATCCACTTCAAACTTAAAAACAACTGACTATGAAAAAGATCTTGTGTTATTCAACAGGTTACGTGAGGTAAGAAACGCCGCGGCTAAAAAATTTGTGCAGACACCATACCTGATTTGCTCTGACCAAATACTGAGAACAATAGCAGAAACCAAACCCGTAAATGAAGATCAGCTTTTGAATATCCCGGGTTTTAATAACAGGATGTTCAACAAACTTGGCAATGATATTCTTGAAACTGTTAATGATTTTCTTGAAGGAAAGATTGAAGTAAGTGTTTCAGAGAATAAGAAGCAGATACCTGAAAGTATAAATGAAACCTACCAGCTTTTGTTGAAGGGATATGATCTCAATGCTATAGCTTCATTGAGAAAGCTCGCAGAGCCGGTCATATCGATGCAGATTGAAACTATTCTTGAATACAAACCTGAAACAGATATTCGTCATCTGTACCCGGCAAATCTTTATGATGAAATACTAAGTGAAATTAAAAACGGCGTGACTGAATTAAAATCTCTGAAAAAAGTTCTTGGAGATAAGGTTGATTACCCTCTTTTAAGAATTGCACTCGCAAAACACAGGACTACTTTGCCGCCCGTTTTTTCCTTGCCTCAAGCGAATCGATAA
- a CDS encoding T9SS type A sorting domain-containing protein produces MKKLFLFVSILLITAQSNSQVRYTDQLLDNTIYSNAPDEVRNRKPFIREWMFFEERAYPNGFIPADAYKNSLDQKRLMENDNSNSTMAVTWVSLGPTPGSYPGYGSISSRIVTGAYHPTDPNIIYIGPANGGVWKTTDGGTNWQPLGDNEVSMSMGAIAIDPVNPNIVYAGTGEATYSGASYYGRGLLKSTNAGTSWINITSGLPSSSYFSRLVLRPGNPSELLAALGSSGLYRSTNAGVTWTQLSGGRCDDVVFTPNGDTAFAVGSGTGIVRSINGGASFSAFGSSGLPSGTRTHFDLCASSSSVMYAAVYTSSTFTAHKSTNSGLNWTQVSASYNFDGGQAWYDMYLRVNPVNPNQVFIGTIDIHRSTDGGSSFTNITNGYSGGNVHVDQHFMFFHPSNSNTIIATNDGGIYRSTNSGTSFVNLNQNLTLTQFYRITASPFTPSRILGGTQDNGTQQTFSTINWAAAFGGDGGEVAFNPFDANFIIGETQNGGLRRTTNGGTSWVSGTSGITTSESVAWVAPIVAHPTTSGTFYTARQRVYRSTNNGGSWTAVSGNVNGSSAVREMHISNSDPNILCASSSSQVFRSTDGGATFVNVSTGLPSKTVSSVYIHPDSANVMLVTFLGFGGAKVYKTTNGGTSWFSVAGNLPDTPISDVFIYTEDAGNPSTYFVATDIGVFVTRNEGQTWVDLDDQLPNTVIKHLDYSPSTHTLRAGTHGRGVYEAYIDFYLPVELASFTVIAGEDKVVLNWSTSTEKNNKGFEIQRKFKNQDWKTIGNVDGNGTTTSPVSYSFTDNFLFTNYEGKVLYRLKQIDFDGSYEFSSTVFADVNFGEKGFVLYQNYPNPFNPVTNIRYSIPNESKVSLKIFNAIGQVVDELVNGIQDKGYKQITWNAENFSSGIYFISLEVVDGTTQQQYHEMRKVTLMK; encoded by the coding sequence ATGAAAAAACTTTTCCTTTTTGTTTCCATACTTTTGATTACAGCTCAGAGTAATTCGCAGGTCAGATATACAGACCAGCTGCTGGATAATACAATTTACAGTAATGCGCCGGATGAGGTTCGTAACAGGAAACCGTTTATACGTGAGTGGATGTTTTTTGAGGAACGTGCTTATCCAAATGGTTTCATTCCCGCTGATGCTTACAAAAATTCTCTGGATCAAAAAAGATTAATGGAGAATGATAACAGTAATTCGACGATGGCTGTGACCTGGGTTAGTCTTGGTCCAACGCCCGGTTCATATCCCGGTTATGGAAGTATTTCCTCACGCATTGTTACCGGTGCTTATCATCCAACCGATCCGAATATAATATATATCGGTCCGGCAAACGGCGGTGTTTGGAAAACAACTGATGGCGGAACAAACTGGCAGCCGTTAGGCGACAATGAAGTTTCAATGTCGATGGGTGCAATTGCAATTGATCCGGTTAATCCGAATATAGTTTATGCTGGAACAGGCGAGGCAACTTACAGCGGCGCCTCTTATTACGGAAGAGGTTTATTAAAATCGACTAATGCGGGCACTTCCTGGATAAATATAACATCGGGACTACCTTCATCATCATATTTTTCAAGATTAGTTCTAAGACCAGGCAATCCATCAGAATTGCTTGCTGCGCTTGGTTCAAGCGGACTTTACAGAAGCACAAATGCGGGAGTTACATGGACACAATTATCAGGCGGACGATGCGACGATGTTGTGTTCACTCCAAATGGAGATACTGCTTTTGCTGTCGGATCCGGAACAGGGATTGTGAGATCTATAAATGGTGGAGCATCGTTTTCAGCTTTTGGAAGTTCAGGATTACCATCAGGTACAAGGACACATTTTGATTTGTGTGCCTCATCTTCATCAGTAATGTATGCTGCGGTTTATACTTCAAGCACATTCACAGCACATAAATCCACTAACTCAGGATTGAACTGGACTCAAGTTTCAGCGAGTTACAATTTTGACGGCGGACAGGCGTGGTATGATATGTATCTTCGTGTAAATCCTGTTAACCCAAACCAGGTTTTTATAGGAACGATTGATATTCATCGTTCGACTGACGGAGGATCGTCATTCACAAATATTACTAACGGTTATTCAGGTGGTAATGTTCATGTTGATCAGCACTTCATGTTTTTTCATCCATCAAATTCAAACACTATCATAGCAACGAATGACGGTGGTATTTACAGAAGTACAAATTCGGGAACTTCATTTGTTAATCTGAATCAGAACCTTACGCTTACACAGTTTTATCGGATAACGGCAAGTCCGTTCACACCATCAAGAATACTTGGCGGAACCCAGGACAACGGAACACAGCAGACATTCTCCACAATTAACTGGGCTGCTGCGTTTGGCGGTGATGGCGGTGAAGTTGCTTTCAATCCGTTTGACGCAAACTTTATCATTGGCGAAACACAAAACGGCGGTTTACGCAGAACTACGAACGGTGGTACAAGCTGGGTTTCCGGAACCAGCGGAATAACAACATCCGAGAGTGTTGCGTGGGTTGCACCTATTGTAGCTCATCCAACAACATCAGGAACATTCTATACGGCGCGTCAAAGAGTTTACCGCTCAACAAATAACGGCGGAAGCTGGACTGCTGTTTCCGGTAATGTGAACGGATCAAGCGCGGTAAGAGAAATGCACATTTCAAATTCAGATCCGAATATACTCTGCGCTTCTTCTTCATCACAGGTTTTCAGATCGACTGACGGCGGTGCAACATTTGTGAACGTATCAACCGGTCTGCCAAGCAAAACAGTTAGCTCGGTTTATATTCATCCCGACAGCGCAAATGTTATGCTTGTAACATTCCTTGGATTCGGCGGTGCTAAAGTTTATAAGACAACTAACGGCGGAACAAGTTGGTTCAGTGTTGCGGGTAATTTACCTGATACACCAATCAGCGATGTTTTTATTTATACTGAAGATGCCGGAAACCCTTCAACATATTTTGTGGCAACCGACATCGGTGTTTTTGTAACAAGGAATGAAGGACAAACCTGGGTTGATCTTGATGACCAGTTACCCAATACAGTTATCAAACATCTTGATTATTCACCTTCAACACATACTTTGAGAGCCGGTACACACGGTCGCGGTGTGTATGAAGCTTACATAGACTTTTATCTTCCGGTTGAACTTGCTTCATTCACAGTAATTGCCGGCGAAGATAAAGTCGTGTTAAACTGGTCAACATCAACAGAAAAAAATAATAAAGGTTTTGAAATCCAGAGAAAATTTAAAAACCAGGATTGGAAAACTATCGGTAATGTTGATGGAAACGGAACAACAACTTCGCCTGTCAGTTATTCATTCACTGATAATTTTCTTTTCACTAATTATGAAGGAAAAGTTTTATATCGTTTAAAGCAAATTGATTTTGACGGCAGCTATGAATTCTCATCAACGGTATTTGCAGATGTTAATTTTGGTGAAAAGGGATTTGTGCTGTATCAGAATTATCCGAACCCGTTCAACCCTGTAACCAACATACGTTATTCAATCCCGAATGAGAGTAAGGTAAGTCTGAAAATATTTAATGCAATTGGTCAGGTTGTGGATGAACTTGTTAACGGTATACAGGATAAAGGTTACAAACAAATTACCTGGAACGCGGAGAACTTTTCGTCCGGAATTTATTTTATTTCACTCGAGGTAGTTGACGGAACTACCCAGCAGCAGTACCACGAGATGAGGAAGGTTACGTTGATGAAGTGA
- a CDS encoding nucleotidyltransferase domain-containing protein has translation MNKAELKTKIVESLKGEKEINRIIIFGSFNKSDSPNDIDIAVVQNSKENYLTLALKYRKLIRSVSREIAVDIFPVVEKNDNSFFASEVASGEVIYVRGNC, from the coding sequence GTGAATAAGGCAGAATTAAAAACAAAAATAGTGGAATCATTAAAAGGCGAAAAGGAGATAAATAGAATTATCATTTTCGGTTCTTTTAATAAAAGCGATTCACCTAATGATATTGATATTGCTGTCGTTCAGAACAGTAAGGAAAATTATCTTACTCTTGCTTTGAAGTACAGGAAATTGATAAGAAGTGTTTCCAGAGAAATTGCTGTTGACATATTCCCGGTAGTAGAAAAAAACGATAATAGTTTTTTTGCTTCTGAAGTTGCCTCAGGCGAAGTTATTTATGTTAGAGGAAATTGCTAA
- a CDS encoding ABC transporter ATP-binding protein yields the protein MAIIETNSLSKTFTSTFGKKTVNALNEFTLAIEPGTIFGLLGPNGAGKTTLVKILLGITFPTSGTAAMFGSPLNNYQIKKKIGYLPENHKYPPYLTGGEVLNFFGKLSGLDGIHLSKKIDELLEIMQLGKWKKIKVKTYSKGMMQRLGLAQAMLNDPDLIFLDEPTDGVDPIGRKEIRDILIDLKNKNKTIFLNSHLLSEVELITDRVGILNKGKLLKEGTVKELTEKKEEYKLELASSIADENPFARFSLAKITDVSYTVRVNSDEELNHLIDQLRNSNLMIKEIVKQKTTLEDMFISLIKEADKGVKS from the coding sequence ATGGCAATTATAGAAACCAACAGTCTCTCAAAAACTTTTACCTCTACTTTTGGTAAAAAAACTGTTAACGCTTTAAATGAGTTCACACTCGCAATAGAACCGGGAACAATATTCGGTCTGCTTGGACCTAACGGCGCAGGTAAAACCACTCTTGTTAAAATTCTGCTCGGTATAACTTTCCCTACTTCAGGAACGGCGGCAATGTTCGGAAGTCCCTTAAATAATTACCAGATTAAAAAGAAAATCGGTTACCTGCCGGAGAATCATAAGTATCCTCCATACTTAACCGGCGGTGAAGTGCTGAACTTCTTCGGTAAGTTAAGCGGACTTGATGGAATTCATCTTTCAAAAAAAATAGATGAACTGCTTGAAATTATGCAGCTCGGCAAATGGAAAAAGATAAAAGTAAAAACGTATTCAAAAGGAATGATGCAGAGACTCGGTCTTGCTCAGGCAATGTTGAATGATCCCGATTTGATTTTCCTTGATGAACCGACAGACGGTGTTGATCCGATTGGAAGGAAAGAGATACGAGATATTCTCATCGACTTGAAGAATAAAAACAAAACGATATTTCTTAACAGTCACTTGTTATCAGAAGTTGAGTTGATCACTGACAGGGTCGGTATTCTTAACAAAGGAAAACTGCTTAAAGAAGGAACAGTAAAAGAACTAACTGAAAAGAAAGAAGAGTATAAACTTGAACTGGCTTCATCTATTGCGGATGAAAACCCGTTTGCAAGATTTAGTCTCGCAAAAATCACAGATGTAAGTTATACAGTTAGAGTTAACAGTGATGAAGAGTTGAATCATTTAATCGACCAGTTAAGAAATTCAAACCTGATGATAAAAGAAATCGTAAAACAAAAAACCACACTTGAAGATATGTTCATCTCGCTCATTAAGGAAGCTGACAAAGGAGTAAAATCATGA
- a CDS encoding ABC transporter permease subunit gives MKNTWLITWFTLREAMARKVFIFFAIISLLVILGSILIFSVIDTESLIGGFAVEGQELQLAQIVTALELIIISPLAGLCLLLAIFSSASFIPNMLEKGNIDLLLSKPVSRTQLLWGKYFGGIIVVLLNIAFLILGVWLTISFKLGYWDISFLSVIFVVTFTFAVLYSIIVLFGVLTKSSIFGMMAAYFIFIILSPLMNFANTQLKVFVESETIRGIIKVIYYIVPKTSELMGQITLNLASGKGITDFQPVLTSFLFLILVMGISNFIFVKKDF, from the coding sequence ATGAAAAACACCTGGCTTATTACATGGTTTACACTCCGCGAGGCAATGGCAAGAAAAGTTTTTATTTTCTTTGCTATAATTTCATTGCTGGTCATACTCGGATCAATTTTAATTTTCAGTGTTATCGATACCGAATCTCTCATAGGCGGGTTTGCAGTTGAAGGACAGGAACTTCAGCTTGCACAGATTGTAACCGCGCTTGAGTTAATTATAATATCTCCGTTAGCAGGACTTTGTCTGCTCCTCGCAATATTTTCAAGCGCCAGTTTCATTCCTAATATGCTGGAGAAGGGTAATATTGATCTGCTGCTTTCAAAACCTGTTTCGCGCACACAGTTGTTATGGGGCAAGTATTTCGGAGGAATTATTGTCGTCTTACTTAATATCGCGTTTCTGATTTTGGGAGTCTGGTTAACTATTTCTTTTAAATTAGGTTACTGGGACATTTCATTTCTCTCTGTAATATTTGTGGTTACATTCACATTTGCGGTACTTTATTCGATAATAGTATTATTTGGTGTTCTTACAAAAAGTTCAATATTCGGTATGATGGCGGCTTATTTCATATTCATCATTTTAAGTCCGTTGATGAATTTTGCGAACACACAATTAAAAGTTTTTGTTGAAAGTGAAACGATTCGCGGAATAATCAAAGTGATTTATTACATAGTTCCTAAAACTTCTGAGTTGATGGGACAGATAACGCTGAATCTCGCATCCGGAAAAGGAATAACTGACTTTCAACCTGTTTTAACATCGTTTTTATTTTTAATTTTAGTTATGGGAATTTCAAATTTTATTTTTGTGAAGAAAGATTTTTAA
- a CDS encoding NAD(P)-binding domain-containing protein: MQGENLKLEDLLEKTKSTDGQERINNIAIIGAGVMGQGIAQTIAAAGIEVLLIERDVNHLEKAKSSLIEYIDREIKRWALTTSEKKAILSRINWSTNYDKLGECDLIIEAVDEDFELKKNIFQHLDKLVKDDVIFVSNTSTLSLTKIAEATGRPSKVIGMHFLNPVPKIPMVELVKCLHTSNDTVEAVKVFAARIGKTPVEVYEYPGFVTTRAIVPLLNEAMHILLEGVATAKDIDTAMKLGYNFQYGPLEMADMMGLDEVLAWMETLWKTLGEPRYRACPILRKLVRERKLGKKTGEGFYKYSESGFIIDTK, translated from the coding sequence ATGCAGGGAGAAAATCTGAAACTTGAAGACCTGTTGGAAAAAACTAAATCTACCGATGGACAGGAAAGAATAAATAATATAGCTATTATCGGTGCGGGAGTTATGGGTCAGGGAATAGCCCAGACAATAGCCGCCGCCGGAATTGAAGTACTTCTCATTGAAAGAGATGTCAATCATCTTGAAAAAGCTAAGAGTTCACTAATTGAATATATCGACCGTGAAATAAAACGATGGGCTCTCACAACTTCGGAAAAGAAAGCGATACTGAGCAGGATTAACTGGTCTACCAACTATGATAAACTTGGCGAATGCGATCTTATAATTGAAGCTGTTGATGAAGACTTTGAACTGAAAAAAAATATTTTTCAGCATCTCGATAAACTTGTAAAAGACGATGTGATATTTGTATCGAACACATCAACATTAAGTCTTACAAAAATTGCTGAAGCTACCGGAAGACCGTCAAAGGTGATCGGGATGCACTTCTTAAACCCGGTACCAAAAATTCCGATGGTTGAACTTGTAAAGTGTCTTCACACTTCCAATGACACTGTTGAAGCTGTTAAAGTTTTTGCAGCGAGAATCGGTAAAACTCCTGTTGAAGTTTATGAATACCCGGGATTTGTTACTACAAGAGCAATTGTTCCATTGCTTAATGAAGCAATGCATATTCTGCTTGAAGGTGTGGCAACTGCAAAGGACATTGATACCGCGATGAAACTTGGTTACAATTTCCAGTATGGTCCGCTTGAAATGGCTGATATGATGGGACTCGATGAAGTTCTCGCCTGGATGGAAACTTTGTGGAAGACTTTAGGTGAGCCTCGTTACCGCGCCTGCCCGATTCTGCGTAAACTTGTAAGGGAAAGAAAACTCGGTAAAAAAACCGGCGAAGGTTTTTACAAATACAGTGAGAGCGGATTTATAATAGACACTAAGTGA
- a CDS encoding acetate kinase encodes MKVLVLNCGSSSIKYQFFDTDKKVALAKGLVERIGMTGAVLSHTRYDGDQIKVVGEILDHAIAIEYVLAVMLSKNHGVIDNKEDIEAVGHRVVHGGETFSGSVYITDEVIQVLQDNIELAPLHNPPNIKGIQAVKRIMPDTPQCGVFDTAFHTKMPPKAYLYGIPYELYKKYKIRRYGFHGTSHLYVSKRAAEMMGKDLSELKIITAHLGNGCSMAAVDRGVSVDTTMGFTPLEGLLMGTRSGDIDPSVILYIMGKEGLSMSEANTLLNKHSGLIGISGESSDMREIQAAIKDDHKRAKYAFDIFVYKIKKYVGAYAAAMGGLDALVFTGGIGENSAEVRSEVCKDMKFIGIEIDENKNAAKEELLSTASSPTKVFRIPTNEELVIALDTSAIVAEMKETAK; translated from the coding sequence ATGAAAGTTTTAGTTCTAAATTGCGGAAGCTCTTCAATTAAGTACCAGTTCTTTGATACTGATAAAAAGGTTGCACTTGCCAAAGGTCTTGTTGAACGTATCGGAATGACCGGTGCTGTTCTAAGTCATACCAGATATGATGGCGACCAGATAAAAGTAGTTGGTGAAATCCTTGATCATGCAATCGCTATCGAATATGTTCTTGCGGTTATGTTAAGTAAAAATCACGGTGTGATTGATAACAAAGAAGATATTGAAGCGGTTGGTCACAGGGTTGTTCATGGCGGAGAAACATTCTCCGGTTCGGTTTATATAACTGACGAAGTTATTCAAGTGCTGCAGGATAATATTGAACTTGCACCTTTGCACAATCCGCCAAATATAAAAGGTATCCAGGCTGTTAAAAGAATAATGCCGGATACACCACAGTGCGGAGTATTTGATACAGCTTTCCACACAAAGATGCCTCCTAAAGCTTACCTTTATGGAATTCCTTATGAGCTTTACAAAAAATATAAAATCAGAAGATATGGATTTCACGGAACCTCCCATCTTTATGTAAGTAAACGCGCCGCTGAAATGATGGGGAAAGATTTAAGTGAATTAAAAATTATTACCGCACATCTCGGGAATGGCTGCAGTATGGCTGCTGTGGACAGGGGTGTTTCCGTTGATACAACAATGGGATTCACACCGCTCGAAGGTTTGTTAATGGGAACAAGAAGTGGTGACATTGATCCGTCAGTAATACTTTACATTATGGGTAAAGAAGGTTTGTCAATGAGTGAAGCAAACACACTTCTCAATAAACACAGCGGACTGATAGGCATAAGCGGTGAAAGCAGTGACATGCGCGAAATTCAGGCGGCGATAAAGGATGATCACAAACGCGCCAAATACGCTTTTGATATTTTCGTTTACAAAATCAAAAAATATGTCGGGGCTTATGCTGCTGCAATGGGCGGACTTGATGCGCTGGTATTCACAGGCGGCATCGGTGAAAATTCAGCAGAAGTAAGAAGTGAAGTTTGTAAGGATATGAAATTCATCGGGATTGAAATTGATGAAAATAAAAATGCCGCGAAGGAAGAACTTCTTTCAACAGCATCCTCCCCGACAAAAGTTTTCAGAATACCGACTAATGAAGAATTAGTTATTGCACTGGATACAAGTGCAATTGTAGCTGAGATGAAGGAGACAGCAAAATAA
- a CDS encoding SDR family oxidoreductase — MELGLKDKVALVTASSKGIGRAVAEGLIEEGCKVAICSRSKDDLESASSEIKRKTNYEPFWCVCDLSKPKDIESTFTTVHQHYGKIDILVNNCGGPVTGFLKELDEQNWLEAFDQVLMSTIRFSKLVLPEMISHEWGRIINITSISVKQPIENLMLSNTYRSGIIGFTKSLSNESAKYGITVNSVAPGHTLTRRAYELAVSKAKLTGMSHEEVLADMAKQIPMNRLAAPEEIASLVTFLASTKAGYITGTTIHVDGGFVKSVM, encoded by the coding sequence ATGGAACTGGGGTTGAAAGATAAAGTTGCCCTTGTTACAGCATCCAGTAAAGGCATAGGCAGAGCAGTAGCAGAAGGATTAATTGAAGAGGGTTGTAAAGTAGCCATCTGTTCACGAAGCAAGGATGATCTTGAAAGTGCTTCGTCAGAAATCAAACGCAAAACTAACTATGAACCGTTCTGGTGTGTTTGTGATCTCAGCAAACCAAAAGATATTGAATCCACTTTCACCACTGTCCACCAGCATTACGGGAAGATAGATATACTAGTTAACAATTGCGGCGGACCCGTCACCGGTTTCCTTAAAGAGCTTGATGAACAAAACTGGCTCGAAGCGTTTGACCAGGTTCTGATGAGTACAATAAGATTTTCAAAATTAGTTCTTCCTGAAATGATCTCACACGAATGGGGGAGAATAATCAACATCACTTCAATATCAGTTAAGCAGCCGATAGAAAACCTGATGCTTTCAAACACATACAGAAGCGGAATAATCGGTTTTACAAAATCACTCAGCAATGAATCAGCGAAGTATGGGATAACTGTCAACAGTGTGGCGCCGGGACATACATTAACGAGAAGAGCTTATGAGCTTGCTGTGAGTAAAGCAAAACTGACAGGAATGTCACACGAAGAAGTGCTTGCAGATATGGCAAAACAAATTCCCATGAACCGCCTGGCGGCACCTGAAGAGATTGCATCACTAGTAACTTTTCTTGCATCAACTAAAGCAGGATACATAACCGGCACCACGATTCATGTTGACGGCGGATTTGTTAAATCAGTGATGTAA